AAGCAtttaatatgctttaaaaagtTTGAAGTGAGAAGTCCCACTTAAACTGACATAGCCATACATCTGAGTCTCTGCTTCTTTAGTTTCCCTTGAGATTGACCTGGTTGGTAGGTGGTAACCTTGTTTGCTTATTAAGTTTCTCTTTTTCCAATACAGATAACAATGAAGATGGTGCCAAAAATGCTTTCTCCTTTGGTTAAAGACTGGGCTCCCAAAGcatttataatttcctttaagTTGGAGACTGACCCCTCCATTGTAATTGATCGTGCACGGAATGCTTTGGAAATTTATCGACATCAAGTGGTGGTGGCTAACATCCTTGATTCAAGACGGTCCTTTGTGGTTATTATAACCAAAGAGTCAGAAACCAAGTTATTGTTATCAGAGGAAGAAGTAGGAAAAGGCATAGAGATAGAAGAGAAGATAGTGGATGATCTTCAGTCTCGACATACCGCTTTTATACATGACAAAAACTGAAGTAAAAAGCCTTTATTTATAAGATCAAAGATTGTTCAGTGGACCAGGGCTCTTACAGATGGTGAGAACTAGAATAAGTCCTTTGctttcataaagacagaaaatgaaggggaaaagcaGTGAGTGGTGTGCAGACGAATAGTGCTTGGTGTTTGTCTTTTAAAGGTCttttaaaactcagaaaacaTGAGAACAAAGGTAAAGCAGTTATGACCAAAGCACCTGACACACTCACCTGAATGATATCTTGATTTTGAAAATGATTCAAGTTGTTTCtcaccttaaaaaagaaaaaacttattgGGAATTATATTCCTCAAAATATACACATGGGGCCTGAATATCAATCTTCTTCATACTGTAAAAGGGATTGTGGATGCATGAATGGCCATGCTTTGAAGAGCAAATATTTGTTCATGCCTACTATGTGATAGGCCCTGAGGATTTTGAGGATTCAAAAGATGAATAAACATGTCTAGTTTGGGAAAtggatatataaaaaattaagtacaataaAGTGTGTGCCCCAAAGCCAACACAATGGAAAGGATgatgtttttgtggttttttttttttttttgaaatttactaAAGACGGGAGCAGGAGAGAAGGACACCTCCCCAAAGATAGATTATCTATAGAATGATGATTGTCCCACTACATTTACTCCTTGCTTCTTGTCCTAGACTCACTCCATATTTGAGTTAAGAATttacctttcaaatattttagaactGCTCTTGAGGGAAAGTTAACCCTGGCTTCTA
The genomic region above belongs to Phocoena sinus isolate mPhoSin1 chromosome 1, mPhoSin1.pri, whole genome shotgun sequence and contains:
- the PPCS gene encoding phosphopantothenate--cysteine ligase isoform X2, yielding MKMVPKMLSPLVKDWAPKAFIISFKLETDPSIVIDRARNALEIYRHQVVVANILDSRRSFVVIITKESETKLLLSEEEVGKGIEIEEKIVDDLQSRHTAFIHDKN